One genomic segment of Scylla paramamosain isolate STU-SP2022 chromosome 9, ASM3559412v1, whole genome shotgun sequence includes these proteins:
- the LOC135103306 gene encoding uncharacterized protein LOC135103306, with protein MDERGLFWIPSNMCRPRHSAPQSTRSSSFWIMQCHMTLHTTEYAISIVIITLPLHTNDKLQSLDISIFAPFKSCLRTIVTDYTLMYPHTHITEHMLPEFAFKAWIKAYTPTNVLSGFSATGIWSISDDIFTDEAFLGAKVSERTALSVDEAIRDAPHEDEGGYSTTCSSINSDDPALEATPGRQHSEAMPLQLATPFPAPTPTTSTAPSYSKAGLDFIPEAIRSFSQGTWTTTWKEREEGSYCIVTENEEAISDLRDKAGRNMKSEEQGNNKKRAK; from the coding sequence atggatgaacgAGGACTTTTCTGGATACCCTCAAACATGTGCAGGCCAAGACATTCTGCTCCCCAGTCAACAAGATCCTCCTCATTCTGGATAATGCAGTGTCACATGACACTACATACCACTGAATATGCCATCAGCATTGTTATAATCACTCTGCCTCTACACACCAATGATAAGCTGCAGTCCCTTGACATCAGTATTTTTGCCCCTTTCAAGTCCTGCCTGAGAACTATCGTCACTGACTACACCTTGATGTACCCCCACACGCACATCACAGAGCACATGCTGCCAGAATTTGCCTTCAAGGCATGGATCAAGGCATACACACCCACCAACGTTCTCAGTGGTTTTTCAGCCACTGGTATCTGGTCTATAAGCGATGATATCTTCACTGACGAGGCATTCTTGGGAGCAAAAGTCAGCGAGAGAACAGCACTGTCAGTGGATGAGGCAATTAGGGATGCACCTCatgaggatgagggagggtATTCAACAACTTGTTCTTCAATAAATTCGGATGATCCTGCTTTGGAGGCAACACCTGGTAGGCAGCACTCTGAAGCCATGCCATTGCAGTTAGCAACTCCATTTCCAGCTCCAACTCCAACCACAAGCACAGCTCCATCCTATTCCAAAGCAGGCCTGGATTTCATTCCAGAGGCCATTCGATCTTTTTCCCAAGGCACCTGGACAACCAcctggaaggagagggaagaaggatcGTATTGCATTGTGACTGAGAATGAAGAGGCCATCTCAGATCTCCGTGATAAAGCTGGGAGGAACATGAAGTCAGAAGAGCAGggtaataataagaagagggcAAAATAA